A region from the Rhizobium sp. ARZ01 genome encodes:
- a CDS encoding ABC transporter ATP-binding protein, which translates to MTAQKNIVLDVRHLRTEFGPIERPLVAVDDVSFQVREGEILGLVGESGSGKSITLRSILGIVRPRGRVSGEIFWRGRDLATLDEAQLRRVRGKEIAMIFQEPMSSLNPLLTVGLQIQENLVAHTDLDARARKTRAIELLDMVGIPAARNRLDDYPHEFSGGMRQRVMIAIALASNPQLLLADEPTTALDVTIQDQILRLIQSLSRDLGMAVILVTHDMGVVAETCDRVAVMYGGRLCETGSTVDVIGSARHPYTLGLLRSIPRDVPPRTPLYSIPGAPPALNALPPGCAFTARCPVAAPSCRDVRPPLAAVGDRRHVACHQLEEASVFFAQREAAQ; encoded by the coding sequence ATGACCGCACAGAAGAACATCGTCCTTGATGTACGACACCTGCGCACCGAGTTTGGGCCGATCGAAAGGCCGCTCGTCGCCGTCGATGACGTTTCCTTTCAGGTGAGAGAGGGCGAGATCCTCGGCCTGGTTGGTGAGTCCGGCTCGGGCAAGAGCATCACGCTACGCTCGATCCTCGGCATCGTGCGCCCGCGCGGCCGGGTCAGTGGCGAGATCTTCTGGAGGGGGCGAGACCTCGCCACGCTCGACGAAGCCCAACTGCGGCGGGTGCGCGGAAAGGAAATCGCGATGATCTTCCAGGAGCCGATGTCCTCGCTCAATCCGCTCCTGACCGTCGGCCTGCAGATCCAGGAAAATCTCGTGGCCCACACGGATCTCGATGCGAGGGCGAGGAAGACACGGGCGATTGAACTGCTCGACATGGTCGGCATCCCCGCAGCCCGCAACCGCCTCGATGACTACCCGCACGAGTTTTCCGGCGGCATGCGGCAACGGGTGATGATCGCCATTGCGCTCGCCTCGAACCCGCAATTGCTGCTCGCCGATGAGCCGACGACGGCGCTCGACGTCACGATCCAGGATCAGATCCTGCGACTGATCCAGTCGCTCAGCCGGGACCTCGGCATGGCGGTGATCCTCGTCACCCATGACATGGGGGTCGTTGCCGAGACCTGCGATCGTGTCGCGGTGATGTATGGCGGCAGGCTGTGCGAGACCGGATCGACGGTGGATGTGATCGGCAGCGCGCGTCACCCCTATACGCTGGGGCTGCTGCGCTCGATTCCGAGAGACGTGCCGCCGCGCACGCCGCTCTATTCCATTCCCGGCGCGCCGCCGGCGCTGAACGCCCTGCCACCCGGCTGCGCCTTCACAGCGCGCTGCCCGGTTGCCGCCCCCTCGTGCCGGGACGTTCGACCGCCGCTCGCGGCGGTCGGCGATCGGCGTCACGTCGCCTGTCATCAACTTGAAGAGGCGTCTGTGTTTTTCGCCCAGCGGGAGGCGGCACAATGA
- a CDS encoding ABC transporter permease, with translation MSALTQSRPHAPGRLRSFLTRAFARPSFVVGVAILALSLALALFPGFFAPYDPLAFDLQAIQQGPSLAHPFGTDNFGRDVLSRVIWAYRVDMQIAFFATFFALLVGLMVGAFVGYYGGIADTIFGRCVDAIITFPFLVLVIAIVAVLGPGLVNMYVAITAVNWVYYARLTRAEIMAQKANDYAAAGRVLGYSDRRIIFRHLLPNAISPIIVYWMTDMALAILLGSSLGYLGLGAQPPAAEWGVLIAEGRNFLLTAWWMSLMPGIAIVLTGLGFSLVGDALADLLRPKGR, from the coding sequence ATGAGCGCCCTAACCCAATCCCGTCCCCACGCGCCCGGCCGTCTGCGAAGCTTTCTCACCAGGGCCTTCGCCCGGCCGTCCTTCGTCGTCGGCGTCGCCATCCTTGCCCTGTCACTGGCGCTTGCGCTGTTCCCCGGGTTCTTTGCTCCCTACGACCCGCTCGCCTTCGATCTGCAGGCGATTCAGCAGGGGCCGAGCCTGGCGCACCCCTTCGGCACCGACAATTTCGGCCGCGATGTGCTGTCCCGGGTGATCTGGGCCTATCGCGTCGACATGCAGATCGCGTTTTTCGCGACATTTTTTGCGCTCCTGGTGGGCCTGATGGTCGGTGCGTTCGTCGGTTACTACGGCGGCATTGCCGATACGATTTTCGGGCGCTGCGTCGACGCAATCATCACCTTCCCGTTCCTGGTCCTGGTGATCGCCATCGTGGCGGTCCTCGGGCCTGGCCTCGTCAACATGTACGTGGCGATCACCGCGGTAAACTGGGTCTACTACGCCCGGCTGACCCGCGCCGAAATCATGGCGCAGAAGGCGAACGACTATGCCGCTGCCGGCCGGGTGCTCGGCTATTCCGATCGCCGCATCATCTTCCGCCACCTGCTGCCGAACGCCATCTCCCCGATCATCGTCTATTGGATGACCGACATGGCGCTCGCGATCCTGCTCGGCTCCTCGCTCGGTTATCTCGGTCTCGGCGCCCAGCCGCCGGCAGCCGAATGGGGCGTCCTGATCGCCGAGGGGCGCAATTTCCTCCTGACTGCCTGGTGGATGAGCCTGATGCCCGGCATTGCGATCGTCCTGACCGGCCTCGGCTTCAGCCTTGTCGGTGATGCGCTGGCGGACCTGCTACGCCCGAAGGGACGCTGA
- a CDS encoding ABC transporter permease, whose translation MPSLSYLLTRLLQIIPTFLLVMVFIFLLVRLLPGDPAIAMAEAKATDAQLEQIRHNLGLDQPLPIQFLVFVKNTLTGDLGRSIMLKAPVMEIILDRLPTTIFLALYSVILAVCLAGPLAFLAASRANSTVDIAIRGVFQVGLSMPVFYIGLVLLTVLAAQLRLFPVGGYGTGFVDNLYHLILPALSVALYTSAIILRNLRASLIEVLDADYVQFARAKGLAPRIIMTRHVLRNALVSTVTLLGLSIGNLMSGTLVTETVFAVPGVGRLMLEAIFARDYPLIQGLTLTFAVLVSVVFLLTDVVQSWLDPRLRQS comes from the coding sequence ATGCCCTCGCTTTCCTATCTTCTCACACGACTTCTGCAGATCATCCCGACATTCCTGCTGGTGATGGTCTTCATCTTCCTGCTCGTGCGCCTGTTGCCGGGCGACCCGGCGATTGCCATGGCCGAGGCCAAGGCGACCGACGCCCAGCTCGAGCAGATCCGCCACAATCTCGGCCTCGACCAGCCGCTGCCGATCCAGTTTCTCGTCTTCGTCAAGAACACGCTGACGGGCGATCTCGGCCGCTCGATCATGCTCAAGGCGCCGGTCATGGAGATCATCCTGGACCGCCTGCCGACGACGATCTTCCTGGCGCTCTATTCCGTGATTCTGGCCGTTTGCCTCGCCGGGCCGCTCGCCTTCCTCGCCGCATCCCGGGCCAACAGCACCGTCGACATCGCAATCCGCGGCGTCTTCCAGGTCGGCCTGTCCATGCCGGTCTTCTATATCGGCCTGGTGCTGCTGACGGTGCTGGCGGCGCAGCTGCGCCTGTTCCCGGTCGGCGGCTACGGCACTGGGTTTGTAGACAATCTCTATCACCTCATACTGCCGGCGCTTAGCGTTGCGCTCTATACCTCCGCAATCATCCTGCGCAATCTGCGCGCCTCGCTCATCGAAGTGCTCGACGCCGACTACGTGCAGTTCGCCCGCGCGAAGGGCCTGGCGCCCCGCATCATCATGACGCGTCACGTGCTGCGCAATGCGCTAGTCTCGACCGTCACGCTGCTCGGCCTTTCGATCGGCAACCTGATGAGCGGCACCCTGGTGACGGAGACCGTCTTTGCCGTGCCCGGCGTCGGGCGGCTGATGCTGGAAGCGATCTTCGCGCGCGACTATCCGCTGATCCAGGGGCTTACGCTGACCTTCGCCGTTCTCGTTTCCGTCGTCTTCCTGCTGACGGATGTCGTGCAGTCCTGGCTCGATCCGAGGCTTCGCCAATCATGA